From Bos mutus isolate GX-2022 chromosome 5, NWIPB_WYAK_1.1, whole genome shotgun sequence, one genomic window encodes:
- the GPRC5A gene encoding retinoic acid-induced protein 3, translated as MSTVAPAGCRSDLDSRYYRLCDKKAAWGIVLEALAGVGAVASVAFMIALLVLICKVQDSNKRKLLPTQFLFLLGVLGIFGLTFAFIITLDGGTGPTRFFLFGVLFALCFSCLLVHAFNLTKLVRGRQPLSMLVMLGLALGFSLVQDIIAIEYVVLTMNRTNVNIFSELSPPRRNEDFVMLLIYVLFLMALTFLTASFSFQGSFTAWKRHGAHIYLTTILSIAIWVAWITLLLVPTLSPQWDDTILSSALVANGWVFLLAYIAPEFQLLTRQQNPMDYPVEDAFCQPQFMKQSYGVVNRAYSQEGIIQGTEETGSTLYAPYSTHFQLQNRDSAKDFSIPRVQTRVSPYSDYEGRKDVS; from the exons ATGTCCACAGTAGCCCCTGCTGGTTGCCGTTCAGACCTGGACTCCAGGTACTACAGACTCTGTGATAAGAAGGCAGCCTGGGGCATCGTCTTAGAGGCATTGGCTGGCGTGGGGGCTGTAGCCTCGGTGGCCTTCATGATCGCCCTACTGGTCCTCATTTGCAAGGTGCAGGACTCCAATAAGCGCAAACTGCTCCCCACGCAGTTCCTCTTCCTCCTGGGTGTGCTGGGGATCTTCGGCCTCACCTTTGCCTTCATCATCACACTCGACGGCGGCACAGGGCCCACGCGGTTCTTCCTCTTTGGCGTCCTCTTCGCCCTCTGCTTCTCCTGCCTGCTGGTTCACGCCTTCAACCTGACGAAGCTGGTGAGAGGGAGGCAGCCGCTGTCCATGCTGGTGATGCTGGGCCTGGCCCTGGGCTTCAGTCTGGTGCAGGACATCATTGCCATCGAGTACGTGGTCCTCACCATGAACAGGACCAACGTCAACATCTTCTCTGAGCTTTCTCCCCCACGGCGCAATGAGGACTTCGTCATGCTGCTCATCTACGTCCTCTTCCTCATGGCACTGACCTTCCTCACGGCCTCTTTCAGCTTCCAGGGATCCTTTACTGCCTGGAAGAGACACGGGGCCCATATCTACCTCACCACGATCCTCTCCATTGCCATCTGGGTGGCGTGGATCACCCTGCTCTTGGTCCCTACCCTCAGCCCCCAGTGGGACGACACCATCCTCAGTTCAGCCTTGGTGGCCAATGGCTGGGTTTTCCTGTTGGCTTACATTGCACCCGAGTTTCAGCTGCTCACGAGGCAACAGAACCCCATGGATTACCCTGTGGAGGATGCTTTCTGTCAGCCTCAGTTCATGAAGCAGAGCTATGGCGTGGTGAACAGAGCTTACTCTCAAGAGGGGATCATTCAAG GTACTGAAGAGACGGGGAGCACGCTCTATGCGCCATACTCCACCCATTTCCAGCTACAG AATCGGGATTCCGCAAAGGATTTCTCCATTCCTCGGGTCCAGACTCGGGTTAGCCCTTACAGTGACTACGAAGGAAGGAAAGATGTCAGTTAA